In Populus trichocarpa isolate Nisqually-1 chromosome 7, P.trichocarpa_v4.1, whole genome shotgun sequence, the following proteins share a genomic window:
- the LOC7483102 gene encoding protein IN CHLOROPLAST ATPASE BIOGENESIS, chloroplastic yields the protein MKVGGGVFYGAPRATSFLLGLRRHTTLRTFSCSSFPDHIGFIKEVAATQPPKHLSHLLRMLKTKGESIVSPRAKKGLFPLAIPLARNSSDAVIALLRWPTAPPGMEMPVVEVRKHGVWLLAKTVDQYINRILVEEDADISSEGNADLFHAAADAGDNLYEKGDYAKSQILDLDVYLLKKVGLFPDVLERKVMLHLQKGDHVSALVIGEFYTKKKHFPGFARPFAFNAEVMLKIGRKLEAKDAARGALKSPWWTLGCRYQDVAQIAQWEDEQIEYIKEKMTEEGRQEDLNKGKEPSQIALDEAAFLLDLASVEGTWDEAAEQIAECYKQAGLHDVARFIQYRD from the exons ATGAAAGTCGGCGGAGGAGTGTTTTATGGAGCTCCACGCGCCACCTCATTCCTTCTCGGCCTCCGCAGACATACTACGCTACGcactttttcttgttcttcatttCCTG ACCATATCGGTTTTATCAAAGAAGTGGCTGCAACTCAGCCTCCTAAGCATTTGTCTCATTTGTTGAGGATGTTAAAGACAAAAG GTGAATCTATTGTTTCTCCTAGAGCCAAGAAAGGGTTGTTCCCTCTTGCCATTCCACTGGCTAGAAACAGTTCAG ATGCTGTGATTGCGCTGCTGAGATGGCCAACAGCACCACCTGG GATGGAAATGCCAGTGGTTGAGGTTCGTAAACATGGAGTTTGGCTTTTGGCAAAGACT GTAGATCAATATATTAATCGAATCCTGGTCGAGGAAGATGCTGATATTTCATCAGAAGGCAATGCTGATCTATTTCATGCTGCAGCTGATGCTGGAGATAATCTTTATGAAAAGGGTGACTATGCCAAGTCTCAGATTTTAGACCTAGATGTATATCTCTTAAAAAAG GTAGGTTTGTTTCCAGATGTCTTAGAGCGCAAAGTGATGCTCCATTTGCAGAAAGGAGATCAT GTTTCAGCTTTAGTGATTGGGGAGTTCTATACAAAGAAAAAGCATTTTCCAGGATTTGCAAGGCCTTTTGCATTCAATGCAGAGGTTATGCTGAA GATTGGACGTAAGTTAGAAGCTAAAGATGCTGCCAGGGGAGCTTTAAAATCACCATGGTGGACCCTGGGTTGCAGATACCAG GATGTTGCTCAGATAGCACAATGGGAGGATGAGCAAATTgagtatattaaagaaaaaatgaccGAAGAAGGAAGGCAAGAAGACCTTAACAAGGGAAAAGAACCATCGCAG ATTGCATTGGATGAAGCTGCATTTTTGTTGGACTTAGCTTCTGTTGAAGGGACTTGGGATGAAGCTGCGGAACAGATAGCTGAGTGCTATAAACAGGCTGGACTTCACGATGTTGCAAGATTTATCCAATATAGAGATTGA